The following coding sequences lie in one Spea bombifrons isolate aSpeBom1 chromosome 5, aSpeBom1.2.pri, whole genome shotgun sequence genomic window:
- the ACBD7 gene encoding acyl-CoA-binding domain-containing protein 7, which produces MSPQADFDKAAEDVKKLKTKPTDDELKELYGLYKQSTVGDINIECPGMLDLKGKAKWEAWNSKKGLSKEDAMNAYVSKANELIEKYGM; this is translated from the exons ATGTCTCCCCAG GCGGATTTTGACAAAGCTGCAGAAGACGTCAAGAAGTTGAAAACAAAACCAACTGACGATGAACTGAAAGAGCTATATGGCCTTTATAAGCAGTCAACAGTGGGGGACATAAACATAG AGTGCCCTGGGATGCTAGACCTGAAAGGCAAAGCCAAATGGGAAGCATGGAATTCAAAAAAAG GTTTGTCAAAAGAAGATGCAATGAATGCCTACGTTTCTAAAGCAAACGAGCTGATTGAGAAGTACGGAATGTAA
- the RPP38 gene encoding ribonuclease P protein subunit p38, which translates to MAEKASKAPGRKPKPIVAKTSLNSPYEKTWKMVVGDDMQFILQTLKDKFNQLGLKKIEPQSRPRKRKNAKKVKGCDKDTEEDTKKESCEAAGDKGSEEATAEKPGWTSADIRKQLAIGVNEVTRALEKNELILVLVCKSAKPEMITKHLIDLSASRAVPACQVPRLSENIGSALGLKSVLSLGFRKDSVFVEEVKAIIPRMPSLVVSWLESHPQKEAETTDAAPAEKQDVQTKGEAKEAVKQTGKKRKIEKETEESSNVTLQGLKVKKIVPNPNKKRKNKKKAASKK; encoded by the coding sequence ATGGCAGAAAAAGCAAGTAAAGCGCCGGGGCGTAAACCAAAACCCATCGTAGCCAAGACGTCTCTGAACAGTCCTTATGAGAAGACGTGGAAGATGGTTGTGGGGGATGATATGCAATTTATTCTCCAGACTTTAAAGGACAAGTTTAATCAACTTGGGCTGAAAAAGATAGAGCCGCAAAGCCGaccaagaaaaagaaagaatgcaaaaaaagtaaaaggctgtgacaaggacacagaagaagataCAAAGAAAGAAAGCTGCGAGGCAGCGGGTGACAAGGGGAGCGAAGAAGCCACCGCAGAAAAGCCAGGTTGGACATCCGCTGATATCCGCAAGCAGCTGGCTATTGGGGTTAATGAGGTAACCAGAGCACTGGAAAAGAATGAGTTGATCCTGGTCCTGGTTTGTAAGTCTGCAAAGCCTGAGATGATTACCAAGCATCTCATTGACCTGAGTGCAAGCAGAGCAGTCCCTGCATGCCAGGTGCCACGTCTTAGTGAGAACATAGGATCGGCACTTGGGCTTAAGTCGGTGTTGTCCCTTGGCTTTAGGAAGGACTCTGTTTTTGTTGAAGAAGTTAAGGCTATCATTCCAAGGATGCCATCGTTGGTTGTTTCTTGGTTGGAGAGTCATCCTCAGAAAGAGGCCGAAACCACTGACGCCGCTCCCGCAGAAAAGCAAGACGTTCAGACTAAAGGAGAAGCTAAGGAAGCGGTCAAACAAACTGGTAAGAAACGCAAAATCGAGAAGGAAACGGAGGAATCAAGCAACGTGACTTTACAAGGCCTCAAAGTTAAAAAGATTGTTCCGAATCCAAACAAAAAAcggaaaaacaagaagaaagcCGCCAGCAAAAagtaa
- the CROT gene encoding peroxisomal carnitine O-octanoyltransferase — translation MENHVFESLEEKTFQYQDSLPPLPVPSLEESLSKYCDAVKPFLSQEEYERTYKIVKRFENGIGRELHEKLLERAKVRKNWLEEWWLNAAYLDVRMPSQLNVNFGGPAPYLEHYWPPKDGTQLERGSIATWYTLQFWNLLRREKLGVHKSRSGPLDMHQFRNLFNTCKVPGVTRDAIANYFKTESEGICPTHVTVMSRGRIFTFEAVHEDQILTPPEILRQLTYIQNICQTEPNGIGLAALTTEQRTQWALTRQHLVNLDPKNLSNLEKIQSSLFVVSIDDASPHGTPEDYSQMALLALAGDPTIRWGDKSYDFILWQNGVFASNCDHAPYDAMVLVAMCDYIDQNIKACEGRWKGSLAVRDLPHPEELVFTVDEKVTSDIALAKAQYQKQGADLQVANLAFTSFGKTLVKKKKLHPDTFIQLALQLAFYKVHGRPGCCYETATTRVFYHGRTETMRPCTVEAVNWCQSMLDPNATHALRHELMLKAFAKHNKMMKECQLGRGFDRHLLGLMLIAKEQDLPLPELYTDPAFTKSGGGGNFALSTSLVGYTSIHGAVVPMIHDGYGFFYRIRDDRFVVACTAWKSSLETDAEKLCRTVFQNFHEMIQLTVSAQL, via the exons ATGGAAAATCACGTGTTTGAGTCgttagaagaaaaaacatttcagtATCAGGATTCGCTCCCTCCGCTTCCAGTGCCTTCTCTCGAAGAGTCGTTGTCTAAATACTGTGACGCAG TAAAACCATTTTTAAGCCAGGAGGAATATGAACGCACTTACAAAATTGTGAAAAGATTTGAAAATGGAATCGGCAGAGAATTGCATGAAAAACTGCTGGAAAGGGCAAAAGTGAGAAAGAATTGG CTGGAAGAGTGGTGGTTGAATGCTGCATACCTTGATGTGCGGATGCCATCTCAGCTCAATGTAAATTTTGGTGGTCCCGCTCCTTATCTGGAGCATTACTGGCCACCCAAGGATGGGACACAGCTGGAGCGGGGGAGCATAGCTACATGGTACACACTGCAGTTCTGGAATCTGTTGAGGAG GGAAAAACTTGGTGTACACAAGTCCAGGAGTGGCCCCCTGGATATGCACCAGTTCCGGAACCTGTTTAACACCTGCAAGGTTCCTGGAGTCACCAGAGATGCAATTGCTAACTATTTCAAGACAG AGAGTGAAGGCATCTGCCCAACTCATGTCACTGTAATGAGTAGAGGAAGGATTTTCACCTTCGAGGCAGTGCATGAAGATCAGATCCTAACTCCACCTGAAATATTAAG gcaACTAACATATATTCAGAATATTTGTCAAACTGAACCAAATGGAATAGGATTAGCGGCTTTAACCACAGAGCAGAGGACTCAATGGGCTTTG ACCCGTCAGCATCTGGTAAACCTTGATCCAAAGAATTTATCCAATTTGGAAAAGATCCAAAGCAGTCTGTTTGTTGTGTCTATTGATGATGCAAGCCCGCATGGAACACCCGAAGACTACAGCCAG ATGGCGTTGCTGGCCCTTGCTGGGGATCCAACGATCCGTTGGGGAGACAAGTCTTATGACTTCATCTTATGGCAAAACGGAGTTTTCGCCTCCAACTGCGAT CATGCGCCGTATGATGCCATGGTGTTGGTAGCTATGTGTGATTACATTGATCAAAACATCAAGGCGTGTGAAGGTCGCTGGAAG GGTTCACTTGCCGTTAGAGACCTTCCCCATCCTGAAGAGCTTGTCTTCACCGTAGATGAAAAAGTCACAAGTGACATTGCTCTGGCGAAAGCTCAGTATCAGAAACAG GGCGCTGATCTGCAGGTAGCTAATCTCGCATTTACATCCTTCGGGAAGACACTGGTCAAGAAGAAAAAGCTTCATCCAGATACCTTCATCCAGCTGGCTCTTCAACTAGCTTTCTATAAGGTCCATGGCCG CCCTGGATGCTGCTATGAAACTGCAACTACCCGCGTGTTCTATCATGGGCGCACAGAGACCATGAGGCCGTGCACAGTAGAAGCTGTGAACTGGTGTCAATCCATGCTGGATCCAAATGCCACG CATGCTCTGCGCCATGAACTAATGCTAAAAGCATTcgcaaaacataataaaatgatgAAGGAATGTCAGCTTGGGAGAG GATTTGACCGCCACTTGTTGGGTCTCATGCTTATAGCAAAAGAGCAAGATCTTCCGCTTCCAGAACTGTATACCGACCCTGCCTTCACAAAGAG cgGAGGGGGTGGAAATTTTGCCCTATCAACCAGTCTTGTAGGTTATACGAGTATCCACGGGGCTGTGGTTCCTATGATACACGATGGCTATGGCTTTTTCTATAGAATCCGTGATGACCG GTTTGTGGTGGCGTGTACTGCCTGGAAGTCCAGCCTGGAGACGGATGCTGAGAAGCTGTGCCGGACGGTGTTCCAGAACTTCCACGAGATGATACAGCTGACTGTCAGTGCTCAGCTTTAG
- the OLAH gene encoding S-acyl fatty acid synthase thioesterase, medium chain, which translates to MDKLINCMYKKPHATTRLICFPWAGGGSIYFAQWGRLFDESVEVYSVRLPGRESRAQEHFAENMDQIVEEVTHALLPQLREKSFAFFGHSFGSYTSFAAAARLKETYGLEPVHLFVSGTSAPHSKSRYSVPKRSGLSDEEFLRWMSVAGGTPLEILQHKDAVQLFVPPLKADLRVVESFVYEKPAAHVLSCGITCFDGASDTPHDLEAWKDLTSGDFNIHKLPGGHFYLKDPDNQNQLVKYVSKYLETADMSYL; encoded by the exons aTGGACAAACTGATAAACTGCATGTATAAGAAACCTCATGCTACCACAAGATTAATCTGCTTCCCGTGGGCCGGAGGAGGATCCATATACTTTGCCCAGTGGGGCAGATTATTCGACGAGTCAGTAGAAG TATATTCAGTAAGGCTTCCTGGAAGAGAGTCCCGTGCTCAAGAACACTTTGCCGAGAACATGGACCAAATTGTTGAGGAGGTTACCCATGCGTTGCTTCCACAGCTTCGGGAGAAGTCTTTTGCATTTTTTGGCCACag CTTTGGGTCCTATACCAGCTTTGCCGCTGCAGCACGACTGAAAGAGACCTACGGTTTGGAACCCGTCCACCTCTTCGTGTCTGGGACGTCGGCACCCCAT TCCAAATCCCGATACTCTGTGCCCAAAAGGTCAGGGCTGAGTGACGAGGAGTTTCTCCGGTGGATGTCGGTAGCAGGGGGAACTCCTCTGGAAATCCTGCAGCACAAAGATGCCGTTCAGCTGTTTGTCCCACCTCTGAAGGCCGATCTTCGAGTGGTTGAATCTTTTGT TTATGAAAAGCCTGCGGCCCACGTCTTGTCGTGTGGAATAACGTGCTTTGATGGTGCATCTGACACTCCACATGATTTAGAGG catggAAGGACCTCACCAGCGGAGATTTTAATATTCACAAGCTTCCAGGCGGTCATTTTTATTTGAAGGATCCAGACAATCAAAATCAGCTTGTGAAATACGTCTCGAAGTATCTAGAAACTGCTGACATGAGCTATTTGTGA